The Pseudanabaena galeata CCNP1313 genome includes a region encoding these proteins:
- a CDS encoding helix-turn-helix domain-containing transcriptional regulator, whose product MQSVKVPTSRDYQEYLVNSLKDPERAAGYIAAILEESDPEPELLASALDDVAIALGDDCDRQWVKDFGASDKSQAVYELAAWLDSLGLQLTVTVK is encoded by the coding sequence ATGCAAAGCGTGAAGGTTCCGACTAGTAGAGATTATCAAGAGTATTTAGTTAATTCGCTCAAAGATCCTGAAAGGGCGGCTGGCTATATTGCGGCAATTTTGGAGGAATCCGATCCTGAGCCTGAGTTGTTGGCTTCGGCGCTTGATGATGTGGCGATCGCATTAGGTGATGATTGCGATCGGCAATGGGTGAAAGATTTTGGCGCAAGTGATAAAAGTCAAGCGGTGTATGAGTTGGCGGCGTGGTTGGATAGTTTGGGACTACAATTGACTGTAACAGTTAAATAA
- a CDS encoding type II toxin-antitoxin system RelE/ParE family toxin, which translates to MESQPKKIREYARSDGSRPFTQWLDGLRDRVAQDKIAARLKRVTLGNLGNYRSAGEGVCELKIDYGAGYRVYFGQVGSVVVLLLCGGDKSTQDRDIKLAKEYWRDYAKREGSD; encoded by the coding sequence ATGGAGTCACAACCCAAGAAAATTCGTGAATATGCAAGGTCTGATGGCTCGCGTCCTTTTACTCAGTGGCTTGATGGCTTACGCGATCGCGTGGCACAGGATAAAATAGCGGCTAGACTTAAAAGAGTAACGCTGGGAAATTTAGGCAATTACAGATCTGCTGGTGAGGGTGTATGCGAACTCAAGATCGATTATGGTGCGGGTTATCGGGTTTATTTTGGGCAAGTTGGCTCTGTGGTGGTGCTGTTGCTGTGTGGTGGTGATAAGAGTACGCAGGATCGAGATATTAAGTTAGCTAAGGAGTATTGGAGAGACTATGCAAAGCGTGAAGGTTCCGACTAG
- a CDS encoding phospholipase D-like domain-containing protein encodes MQNSKDLRAISQLLKQAQTMIDKYNLPPQKFLEQLGLLQTQPETEIVFERTGGRFHLFKALEEAKERVVIKCPWASDRAIDNDLMLRLNYALDQGVQIDLGWGYQYDIGTVIKQDRHGNLTFAAEGQYRYSAMSKLFQLQKSYSDRLHLKLTGGHSKYFVCDRQFAYVGSHNILSSTIPNLKSTYPDLQGDETGTIHRNLEMIQKLINRYDQAIDLTGSDLFSTARLTA; translated from the coding sequence ATGCAAAACTCCAAAGACCTCAGAGCCATCTCCCAACTGCTCAAACAAGCCCAAACCATGATCGACAAATACAATCTCCCGCCGCAAAAATTTCTCGAACAATTAGGATTGCTGCAAACTCAACCCGAAACCGAAATTGTCTTTGAAAGAACTGGCGGACGGTTCCATCTCTTCAAAGCCCTCGAAGAAGCCAAAGAACGAGTCGTGATCAAATGTCCTTGGGCAAGCGATCGCGCCATCGACAACGACCTGATGCTACGGCTCAACTATGCCCTCGACCAAGGCGTACAGATCGATCTCGGCTGGGGCTACCAATACGACATCGGCACTGTCATCAAACAAGACCGTCACGGCAACCTCACCTTCGCCGCCGAAGGACAATATCGCTATAGCGCCATGTCCAAACTCTTCCAACTGCAAAAAAGCTACAGCGATCGCCTCCACCTCAAACTCACAGGCGGACATAGCAAATACTTTGTCTGCGATCGTCAATTCGCCTATGTCGGCAGTCACAATATTCTCAGTTCCACCATTCCCAATCTCAAAAGCACCTATCCCGACCTCCAAGGCGATGAAACAGGAACAATCCATCGAAATCTCGAAATGATTCAAAAACTGATTAACCGCTACGATCAAGCGATCGATCTCACAGGCTCCGATTTGTTCTCAACCGCAAGATTGACAGCATGA
- the gltX gene encoding glutamate--tRNA ligase — MSVRVRIAPSPTGNLHIGTARTAVFNWLYARNQGGTFILRVEDTDRERSKDEYTQNILEGLAWLGIDFDEGPFFQTQRSDRYIATVHKLLAEKKAYFCYCTEAELETMREAQKANKQAPRYDNRHRNLTDEQRQAFEAEGRRPVVRFIIEEPRTVAWNDLVRGNVSWSSSDLGGDMVIARVDEQGNIGLPLYNFAVVVDDIDMEITQVIRGEDHIANTAKQILIYEALGATPPQFGHTPLILNQQGAKISKRDGATSVWEFRNMGYIPEAFNNYMALLGWSPSDGKELFTLQEASQIFSFDRVNKAGAKFDWDKLNWINSQYLHSLPTEDVCDRLTPFLKEAGYDLASVDRQWLLDLTKLIAPSLTLLTDAATISKFFFTEFEDYTDEAKATLQGDAIAGIITALIEALKETTDLDADSAGEVIKTVTKSQGVKKGVVMKSLRASLTGDLHGPEILPSFVLLQRKGLALSRLQRALTV; from the coding sequence ATGTCTGTTCGAGTTCGTATTGCACCAAGCCCAACGGGTAACTTACACATCGGCACAGCCCGTACCGCCGTATTTAACTGGCTGTATGCCCGTAACCAAGGCGGGACATTTATCCTCAGAGTCGAAGACACCGATCGCGAAAGATCTAAGGATGAATATACCCAAAATATCTTAGAAGGCTTGGCTTGGTTGGGGATTGACTTTGATGAGGGGCCATTTTTTCAAACACAACGTAGCGATCGCTATATTGCCACCGTACATAAACTTTTAGCCGAGAAAAAAGCCTACTTTTGCTACTGCACCGAAGCTGAGCTAGAGACAATGCGTGAGGCTCAAAAAGCCAACAAACAAGCACCACGCTACGACAATCGCCATCGCAATCTTACCGACGAGCAACGTCAAGCCTTTGAAGCCGAAGGTCGTCGCCCCGTAGTTCGCTTCATCATTGAGGAACCACGCACAGTTGCATGGAATGACCTAGTACGCGGCAATGTCTCATGGAGCAGCAGCGATCTTGGTGGTGATATGGTCATTGCCCGTGTTGATGAGCAAGGCAATATCGGCTTGCCACTGTATAACTTTGCCGTAGTTGTCGATGACATCGATATGGAGATCACCCAAGTTATTCGTGGAGAAGATCATATTGCTAACACCGCCAAGCAAATTCTCATTTATGAAGCATTAGGAGCAACACCACCGCAGTTTGGTCATACGCCACTAATTCTTAATCAGCAAGGCGCAAAAATCTCCAAACGTGATGGCGCAACTTCCGTTTGGGAATTTCGGAATATGGGCTATATTCCTGAAGCATTCAATAACTACATGGCTCTGCTCGGTTGGTCACCTAGCGATGGCAAGGAACTCTTCACCCTCCAAGAAGCATCCCAAATCTTCAGCTTCGATCGCGTCAATAAGGCAGGAGCAAAATTTGATTGGGATAAACTCAATTGGATTAATAGCCAATATTTGCATTCTTTACCAACAGAAGACGTATGCGATCGCCTAACTCCATTTCTCAAGGAAGCTGGCTATGATTTAGCATCTGTCGATCGCCAATGGTTGCTCGACTTGACTAAACTAATCGCACCAAGTTTAACCCTCTTGACCGATGCCGCCACGATTAGCAAGTTCTTCTTCACTGAGTTTGAAGACTATACCGATGAAGCGAAGGCTACACTACAAGGTGATGCGATCGCAGGTATCATTACCGCTCTCATTGAAGCGCTCAAAGAAACTACGGATCTTGACGCTGATAGTGCTGGCGAAGTAATTAAAACAGTCACTAAGTCTCAAGGTGTCAAGAAAGGAGTTGTGATGAAGTCTCTAAGGGCTTCCCTCACAGGCGATCTGCATGGGCCAGAAATCTTGCCCTCGTTTGTACTACTTCAGCGTAAAGGTTTAGCATTGTCCCGTTTACAACGCGCCTTAACTGTATAA
- a CDS encoding NACHT domain-containing protein: protein MFPQKFLMRMAQTHQLSADQESVFLLRFGENREDREVASFLGISEEAYRKRMGEIYRKFDISGKGPGKNNRLLHILQNYLDAETSPQSEQTLLLGNQAPSTQGVVSLDIDIEELVQQLRYRSRQIIQERCATMRVLDMSHPIDLENIYTGTDVLEKITSRRRLGIADLLATYHGRDRIEMGVINEDRVSSIEALNRYRKLMLLGKPGAGKTTLLKYTALKCSQGEIFGDLVPIFVTLRQYAGVEIQPRLIDYIAQDFHAYNIGDELTIKQLLQHGRAILFWDGLDEVREDDLHRVLEDLRSFSEQYYSNRFVITSRLGAQEYVFEKFTEVEVANFRPLQISQFAQRWFAGNSRHIELFLRKVEDNRPIQELATNPLLLTLLCLVFDEFGDFPTNRSELYREGLDVLLKKWDAKRNIERHQIYKNLSMQRKEDLLAQVACTTFYQGDYFFRQVDLERYITDYIRNLPKAHIDEEALQLDSEAIIKAIESQHGLFVERAKGIYSFSHLTFQEYLAARELVYNGNQDTLTLLASKITDHRWHDILRLAVGMMRSADELLQLMKEQCDRLIAGDQQLQGLLQWVKLKAETSQVPDRLQSVRAFYLTLGRAIAQSDPINLANVLTRTLVLDLDLCQNRNLNLDLAFDLARALETKDGEDLGLDLDLDLSLALEYAQEMQEPHLANALTELIANCPDDADSDVQWQLWANDLRLQTVNHRNIGQSWDFTPHQIELLRQYCNANRLLVECLESDCYIRQSVRQAIEQSLLLPVT from the coding sequence ATGTTTCCCCAAAAATTTCTGATGCGAATGGCGCAAACCCATCAGCTTTCTGCCGATCAGGAAAGTGTTTTCCTATTAAGATTTGGGGAAAATCGCGAAGATCGCGAAGTTGCTAGTTTTTTGGGTATTTCTGAAGAAGCCTATCGCAAACGCATGGGAGAAATTTATCGGAAGTTTGACATCAGTGGTAAGGGACCTGGTAAAAATAATCGCCTCTTGCATATTTTGCAAAATTATCTAGATGCCGAAACCAGTCCACAGAGTGAACAAACCTTATTGCTTGGTAACCAAGCTCCATCTACTCAGGGTGTTGTTTCCTTAGATATTGATATCGAAGAACTGGTGCAGCAACTGCGCTATCGCAGTCGCCAGATTATCCAAGAACGCTGTGCCACCATGCGAGTTTTAGATATGTCGCACCCGATTGATCTGGAAAACATTTATACAGGAACTGATGTTCTCGAAAAAATTACAAGCCGTCGACGTTTAGGAATTGCGGATTTACTGGCTACCTATCATGGACGCGATCGCATTGAAATGGGCGTGATTAATGAAGATCGTGTGTCGAGCATAGAGGCTTTAAATCGTTATCGCAAACTGATGTTGCTAGGCAAACCGGGGGCAGGCAAAACGACGCTGTTAAAATATACCGCCTTGAAATGTTCGCAAGGTGAGATTTTTGGCGATTTAGTACCGATTTTTGTGACATTGCGTCAGTATGCAGGCGTGGAAATTCAGCCAAGGCTAATAGATTATATTGCCCAAGACTTTCATGCTTATAACATTGGTGATGAGCTAACGATTAAACAACTTTTACAACATGGACGAGCGATTCTATTTTGGGATGGACTGGATGAAGTTCGCGAAGATGATTTGCATCGTGTTCTCGAAGATCTGCGGAGTTTCTCAGAGCAGTACTATAGCAATCGCTTCGTAATTACAAGTCGATTGGGAGCGCAGGAATATGTATTTGAGAAGTTTACGGAAGTTGAGGTGGCGAACTTCCGACCATTGCAGATTTCTCAGTTTGCTCAGCGTTGGTTTGCTGGTAATTCCCGACATATTGAGCTTTTTCTGCGAAAAGTCGAAGACAATCGCCCTATTCAAGAATTGGCGACAAATCCTTTACTGCTCACGCTCCTATGTTTAGTATTTGATGAATTTGGTGATTTCCCCACCAATCGTTCGGAACTCTATCGCGAGGGGTTAGATGTATTGCTCAAAAAATGGGATGCCAAACGCAATATCGAACGACATCAGATTTACAAAAATCTATCGATGCAACGGAAAGAAGATCTCTTGGCGCAGGTTGCTTGTACAACCTTTTATCAAGGTGATTATTTCTTTCGGCAAGTCGATCTGGAACGTTATATCACCGATTACATTCGCAATTTGCCTAAGGCGCATATCGATGAGGAGGCGTTGCAACTAGATAGTGAAGCAATTATCAAAGCGATAGAATCTCAACATGGATTGTTTGTGGAACGTGCTAAGGGAATTTATTCTTTTTCGCATTTAACTTTTCAGGAATATCTAGCGGCGCGGGAGCTTGTTTACAATGGCAATCAAGATACGCTGACCTTGCTAGCGAGTAAAATCACCGATCACCGTTGGCATGACATTTTGCGTCTGGCGGTGGGGATGATGCGATCGGCTGATGAATTATTACAGTTAATGAAAGAGCAATGCGATCGCCTGATAGCTGGAGATCAACAATTACAAGGCTTGTTGCAATGGGTCAAACTAAAAGCGGAAACTTCTCAAGTTCCCGATCGCCTTCAGTCGGTACGCGCTTTCTATTTGACACTGGGCAGAGCGATCGCTCAGAGCGATCCGATTAATTTGGCAAACGTATTAACGAGAACTCTCGTACTTGACCTTGATCTCTGTCAAAATCGCAATCTCAATCTTGATCTAGCCTTTGATTTGGCGCGGGCGTTAGAAACTAAAGATGGAGAAGATCTGGGTCTTGATCTTGATCTTGATCTTAGTCTAGCTCTAGAGTACGCCCAAGAGATGCAAGAACCTCACTTAGCAAATGCTTTAACAGAGTTAATTGCTAACTGTCCTGACGATGCTGATAGTGATGTGCAATGGCAACTTTGGGCAAATGATTTACGTCTACAGACCGTCAATCATCGTAACATTGGTCAAAGCTGGGACTTCACCCCCCATCAAATAGAACTTCTACGTCAATACTGTAATGCTAATCGTCTATTAGTCGAATGCCTCGAAAGTGATTGCTATATCCGTCAATCGGTCAGACAGGCGATCGAGCAAAGTTTGCTATTACCTGTTACTTAA
- a CDS encoding alpha/beta fold hydrolase — MSSDRKLKVLCLHGHPGNSEAMQIFAQHFHDRGVRAISPDLRGYGNCKAIATFTMLDHIQDLWDLLESDHQSAQQDALNDQSSTEYLILGWSLGGILAIELTLRAMEFRGSSQNNFSPKIIGLVLIATAAKPRSSLPKIAWWEYVNLVIAVGLHWILPKRRWHIEWFGKRSLIKYLIQQHTKSAYDQISHTGAKAYLQTSRYAQRALMQALRQGYDRTNDLSKIQVPCLAIAAEQDRHITAASTLETAKLLPNCEFICYPNTAHLLPWEIGDRLLTDIDTWCDRHLS, encoded by the coding sequence ATGAGTAGCGATCGCAAATTAAAAGTTTTATGCTTGCACGGACACCCCGGAAATAGCGAAGCAATGCAGATATTCGCGCAACATTTTCATGATCGAGGTGTTAGGGCGATTTCGCCTGACTTGCGTGGTTATGGAAATTGTAAGGCAATTGCGACTTTCACAATGTTAGATCACATACAAGATCTGTGGGATCTTTTGGAAAGTGATCATCAATCAGCGCAGCAAGATGCATTAAACGATCAGTCATCTACGGAATATCTGATTTTAGGATGGTCTTTAGGTGGGATTTTAGCGATAGAGTTGACACTTCGGGCGATGGAGTTCCGAGGTTCATCGCAAAATAACTTCAGTCCCAAGATTATCGGTTTAGTTTTAATAGCCACGGCTGCCAAGCCCCGCAGTAGCTTACCCAAAATCGCTTGGTGGGAATATGTCAATTTAGTAATCGCCGTTGGGTTGCATTGGATTTTGCCAAAGCGTCGATGGCATATTGAATGGTTTGGTAAGCGATCGCTGATCAAATATTTGATTCAGCAACATACAAAGTCAGCCTACGATCAAATTTCTCATACTGGGGCAAAAGCCTATTTACAAACCTCGCGCTATGCCCAAAGAGCCTTAATGCAAGCGCTGCGACAGGGATATGATCGCACTAATGATTTATCTAAAATTCAAGTTCCTTGTCTAGCGATCGCGGCTGAGCAAGATCGACATATTACGGCTGCATCAACCCTAGAGACAGCAAAACTATTACCTAATTGCGAATTTATTTGTTATCCAAATACAGCTCATTTATTGCCTTGGGAAATTGGCGATCGCTTACTAACAGATATTGATACATGGTGCGATCGGCATTTATCATAG
- a CDS encoding response regulator: MAQTLQENDASKLPIDKSVSQNQPINIIPVGEVIANLTYESLIGMLRLLKNHTGIANIQTPHFSWKVFINDGSIAFIEDKNEFLPTLNRKLKIQKVHISQDLLRSNANKPINSIDTYSLLGKIYAQDRENCLSIFKEILLENFLAISLEKKFSLIWKHLPLDPQIILPIWQLPDLEKAIAKATAQWRTFAYVRHPYQTVQLLDPECSIAQVPLFTQVTNGKYRISEIADRFQQHITRTALKLDKLAENRTVAILPLTLSGSDANEGLNLDEIVETRSRPKVMIVDDSPVLLKQFGNLLTSWGYQLSLVSDSANATKQMLSEKPNIVFMDINMPNLNGFELIKQIRRQPSLAGIPLVLVTSENTITNNFRAKWANCRFLSKPRTTNDIQEFREQVRAILQDLIAPSS; the protein is encoded by the coding sequence ATGGCGCAGACTTTACAAGAGAACGACGCTTCCAAGCTCCCAATAGATAAAAGCGTTAGTCAAAATCAACCAATCAATATCATCCCAGTTGGTGAAGTTATCGCTAACTTAACTTATGAAAGTCTCATAGGAATGTTGCGATTACTCAAAAACCATACAGGGATTGCCAATATTCAAACACCTCATTTCAGTTGGAAAGTATTTATTAACGATGGGAGTATCGCTTTTATTGAAGACAAAAATGAATTTTTACCCACATTAAATCGCAAATTAAAAATCCAAAAAGTTCATATTTCGCAAGATCTTTTGCGTAGTAATGCCAATAAGCCAATTAATAGTATTGATACGTATAGTTTACTAGGTAAAATTTATGCCCAAGATCGGGAAAATTGTCTATCAATTTTTAAAGAAATATTATTAGAAAACTTTTTAGCAATTTCTTTAGAGAAAAAGTTTTCCCTAATATGGAAGCACTTGCCATTAGATCCCCAAATTATTCTGCCAATTTGGCAATTACCCGACCTCGAAAAAGCGATCGCTAAAGCAACTGCTCAATGGCGCACCTTTGCTTATGTTCGTCATCCCTACCAAACAGTACAACTACTAGATCCCGAATGTAGCATCGCCCAAGTGCCACTGTTTACCCAAGTCACCAATGGGAAGTATCGGATTAGTGAAATTGCTGATCGCTTTCAACAACATATCACTCGCACTGCTCTCAAACTCGATAAACTAGCTGAAAATCGCACCGTGGCTATCTTGCCATTAACATTAAGCGGCTCCGATGCAAATGAGGGGTTAAACCTTGATGAAATAGTAGAAACGCGATCGCGCCCCAAAGTGATGATCGTTGATGATTCCCCTGTGTTGTTAAAGCAATTTGGCAATTTACTCACAAGTTGGGGATATCAATTAAGCCTAGTCAGTGACTCCGCTAACGCGACTAAGCAAATGTTGTCAGAAAAACCCAACATTGTATTTATGGATATAAACATGCCTAACTTAAATGGGTTTGAACTGATTAAACAAATTCGTCGTCAACCATCATTAGCTGGCATCCCTTTGGTTTTAGTCACATCCGAAAATACGATCACTAACAACTTTCGCGCAAAATGGGCAAATTGTCGGTTTTTAAGTAAACCGCGCACCACCAATGATATTCAAGAATTTCGTGAGCAAGTTCGGGCGATTTTGCAAGATTTGATCGCCCCATCATCATAG
- a CDS encoding response regulator, whose product MTGSLPNSDLVSNNLTDGQVVRNATLHILLAAMRVMSRSTGVICVETKYHRWKLLLTGGGLVLAEEEGQVIPTLVRKYNSKGINFSRIPEWEQRQSNRPYCYPFVNNVYKKHPEITKEVLKEVILENLLSLHLEDSFSFVWKPANDLQIHLPIWQLSLLENTIANEVRQWQKFDCVKHPYQLVQLVDAANLLARVGNDNFPLFAKVTTGQDRISAIADTFKQPIYRTALLLDKLAQKNIVSIVPLQERKSDSDIGARIQANAPSAPKDEPRVFIVDDSPVLLQQMQRLLISWGYQVDLTDHAETATDRILEYKPTIVFIDINMPSLNGFDLIKQIRRQRELASLSLVLVTAENSMTNNFRARWANCRFLAKPRSSSDTPKFRDELRNLLRELAPLSTDTLV is encoded by the coding sequence ATGACAGGTTCCTTGCCTAACTCAGACCTTGTGTCTAATAACTTGACAGACGGACAGGTAGTGAGGAATGCCACATTACACATTCTGTTAGCAGCTATGCGTGTCATGAGTCGTTCTACAGGAGTAATCTGCGTAGAGACAAAATATCATCGGTGGAAATTATTACTCACGGGTGGAGGGTTAGTATTAGCAGAAGAAGAAGGTCAAGTCATCCCAACATTGGTTCGCAAATATAATAGTAAAGGTATTAATTTTTCACGCATTCCTGAATGGGAACAACGCCAAAGCAATCGTCCTTACTGTTACCCTTTTGTGAACAATGTTTATAAAAAACATCCTGAAATTACCAAGGAAGTTTTAAAAGAGGTGATCTTAGAAAACCTATTGTCATTGCACCTAGAAGATAGTTTTTCATTTGTGTGGAAACCAGCTAATGATCTGCAAATACATCTACCGATTTGGCAGCTATCGTTACTAGAAAATACCATCGCTAACGAAGTGAGGCAATGGCAAAAATTTGATTGTGTCAAACATCCATATCAATTAGTGCAACTCGTTGATGCGGCTAATTTACTAGCAAGGGTGGGCAATGATAATTTTCCACTTTTTGCCAAGGTCACAACGGGGCAGGATCGTATCTCTGCGATCGCCGATACCTTTAAGCAGCCGATTTATCGCACGGCATTATTGCTAGACAAGTTAGCTCAAAAAAATATTGTGTCAATTGTGCCTCTACAGGAGCGAAAATCCGACAGTGACATTGGTGCACGTATCCAGGCTAATGCCCCATCTGCCCCTAAGGATGAACCTAGAGTTTTTATTGTAGATGACTCACCTGTTTTACTGCAACAAATGCAACGTTTGCTGATTAGCTGGGGTTATCAAGTTGACTTAACCGATCATGCAGAAACCGCAACCGACAGAATCTTAGAATACAAGCCGACGATTGTATTTATTGATATTAATATGCCTAGCTTAAATGGATTTGATTTGATCAAACAAATTCGTCGCCAGCGTGAATTAGCTTCACTATCTTTAGTGTTAGTTACTGCTGAAAATAGTATGACTAATAACTTTAGGGCAAGGTGGGCAAATTGTCGTTTTCTCGCCAAGCCAAGATCGTCGTCAGATACACCTAAATTTCGCGACGAATTGCGTAACTTATTGAGAGAACTTGCACCTTTATCGACGGATACATTAGTCTAG
- a CDS encoding response regulator, with protein sequence MSEHFLIIDDSAIQRHLLTSFLKDLGHSVDFCESTIGALDKIINNSYTAIFLDIVLPEQDGYKFLRELRSHQQLADQYVILCSTKSTKLEIDYGLKRAKANDYLPKPVSRESLSEVLKKLPQRVK encoded by the coding sequence ATGAGTGAGCATTTTCTAATAATTGACGATTCCGCAATTCAAAGACATTTATTAACTTCTTTTTTGAAGGATCTTGGCCATTCTGTAGATTTTTGCGAATCAACTATTGGCGCTTTGGATAAAATCATCAACAATTCCTACACAGCTATTTTTTTGGATATTGTTTTGCCTGAACAAGATGGTTATAAGTTTTTGCGAGAACTGCGATCGCATCAGCAGCTTGCCGATCAGTACGTGATTTTATGCTCAACCAAAAGTACCAAACTGGAAATTGACTATGGTTTAAAACGAGCCAAAGCTAATGACTATCTACCTAAGCCCGTTAGTCGTGAGTCACTGTCTGAAGTCTTGAAGAAATTACCACAACGTGTGAAATGA